The Chryseolinea soli genome contains a region encoding:
- a CDS encoding PstS family phosphate ABC transporter substrate-binding protein, which produces MRIAVFVFVITFIVSGCGKRAIDYRVDTPTAGHIKIAVDESLKPLMEAEIDAFEGLYKDAHIDAIYTSEDEAIQLVLKDTARIAIVTRKIRKEEQSVLDTQRLVPNQVSIAKDGLALIVHKNNPDSLFSLDELKAILEGKTTDWKQLNPKGKSAKIEVVFDHPNSGIIRHLRDSLGDFGNLPANCFGVNTNEAVVDYVSKKENAIGLIGVSWISDNDDSTANQFLGQIKVAGVKRGEGEYYEPYQAYIAQKVYPLSREIFMVSRETKARLGSGFVAFVASEKGQRVVLKLGLVPMTMPIRIVEVKREPIH; this is translated from the coding sequence ATGAGGATCGCCGTATTTGTTTTTGTGATCACCTTTATAGTAAGCGGCTGCGGAAAACGCGCCATCGACTATCGGGTGGACACCCCTACGGCAGGACACATCAAAATTGCGGTAGACGAGTCGCTCAAACCCCTGATGGAGGCCGAGATCGACGCCTTTGAGGGCCTTTACAAAGATGCCCACATCGACGCCATCTACACCTCCGAGGACGAGGCCATACAGCTGGTGTTGAAAGACACGGCTCGCATTGCCATTGTTACCCGGAAAATCAGGAAAGAGGAGCAGAGTGTGCTGGACACGCAGCGGCTGGTACCCAACCAGGTATCGATCGCTAAAGATGGCCTGGCCCTGATCGTCCATAAAAACAATCCTGACAGTCTTTTCAGCCTGGATGAACTTAAGGCCATACTGGAGGGCAAGACCACCGATTGGAAGCAGCTGAACCCCAAAGGTAAATCGGCCAAGATCGAAGTGGTTTTCGACCATCCAAATTCGGGCATTATCCGGCATTTGCGCGATTCCCTGGGGGATTTCGGAAACCTGCCGGCCAATTGCTTTGGCGTGAACACCAACGAGGCGGTGGTGGATTATGTGTCAAAAAAAGAAAATGCCATCGGATTGATCGGGGTGAGTTGGATCAGCGACAACGACGATTCCACGGCCAATCAGTTCCTGGGACAAATAAAAGTGGCGGGAGTGAAGCGGGGAGAAGGCGAGTATTACGAGCCCTACCAAGCTTACATCGCCCAAAAAGTTTACCCCCTTTCACGAGAGATATTTATGGTTAGCCGCGAAACCAAGGCAAGACTTGGCAGCGGATTTGTAGCGTTTGTGGCTAGCGAGAAAGGGCAGCGAGTGGTATTAAAATTAGGCCTGGTACCCATGACGATGCCCATTCGCATTGTAGAAGTAAAACGTGAACCTATTCATTAA